The sequence TGGCCTTCTCCATGCTGGCCCGTTCTGCGAGAATCCCGGGATGCCGCTTTTCTGCAAAGTAACGCCCGCCGATACCGGCGGCAAATATGAGCACGGAATAGACCCAGCCCTGCCACCAGCCCCAATCGCCTCCGCAGAGCAGCAGTACCAGCGGGATGATGAGGTAGAGGAGAACCAGGTTAAGCCACAGTCGGCGGTTCGTAGCCTGATTTGTGTTTGGATCTATGGTATTCGTGCTCATCGTTTTACTCCGAAACAAAACATCTCTACTCCCTTGTCATGAAATAGACCGGTTTTGTGCTCTACTTCCCTCTGCTTTCAAATCTCGTGAGAGTGTCGCTGAGATATTTCCGTATCTCCTTTAACGACTCATGCGCCTGGACATATTTTTCTCTTATTTCCGGTTCATCAAAATAAAAATCGTCGCGATCGTACGTTCCGATCTGTTTGAGGTTTTCAAAAGCCATATCGATGTGCTGAATGCGCTGTTCGATGCTTCTGATCAGTATCTTTTGATGATGTTGTGACATTAATTTTCCTTGTTTGGGTTGACTCTTTTAGGCTGTTCGACTGCATATTCGGCATGATGATTCTTCAGCGCTATAGAGTCTATATGCATGATCCGCTCTTTTGCTTTTACTCATCTCTTTTCGTCATAGAACACGTGAAATGAGTAACTGGGAAACCATTATATCAGGCCCAGAAGTTTCAAACTCGCTTTTGCCAGTTTGACGCGCTCCTTTGCATCAGAGGGTTTTTTGATGTCAATATTCAGGGCAAACACGTAAAAGTGCCCTTTTTTCTCCAGCCATCCCACCAGCCAGCCGACGCCGTTGTTCGGAGCGTTCTGCCATCCGGTTTTACCGTAGAGCTTCCAGTCTGCCCCCTCTTCGAGCAAGAGGATCTCCCGCACGCTTTCTTGCACCTGTTTCGGAAGCGGCAGTCTGTTCTGAACGAGTCCGGTAAGGAACTCCACCTGTTCGAGTGCGCTGATCTTGAGCGGCCCGTCGAGCCAGAATCTGTCAACAACTTTTCCCGTCTCCTCGTTGCCGTAATGGAGTTTGACGAGGCCGGCACGCATACGTTCAAGACCGATGCGCCGTGCAAGTTCCTGGTAGATCGGTACGTTGGAGATGGCGATGGCCCTGCACAACCCCATATCATGTCCCCACTCCGGAATAAAAGGCTTGGCTGGGCCTTTGTAGGGCAGGGGCTCATCCACGCTTTTGACGACACCCGACGAGAGCCCGATGAGCGCGTTGGCAATTTTAAAAGTCGATGCGGGGATATAGCGTGTTTCAGTGCGGGTTTGGTTGTATCCAATGAACGCATTCCCAGTCATATCGTAGAGTATGAACGTTCCGTCGACATTCGCATTGTGAAAGAGCTCGGCAATCTTGGCATTTTCTTCCCAGCCGAAACCTACCGTCGGAAAGAGCAGAAGGGCTACTATGATGAGCCTGAATCTTTTCCTACGTACGGGGTGCATGTACATTTATGTGACCTTTAACGTTTAAAATGAGCAATCAAAAAGCAACCCGCGGGTTTTTGATTGGTCCCCTGTTTTGTTAGGTTCTATAAAGCAATAGAGACCCTGTGCCGATCATTACACTCCCGGCAATTTCATTCATCTGCTTTTGCGTCCGTTCGTTTTTGAAAAGTTGTCTCGCACGGGATGCCGAATAGGCATAAAACGACATGACCGCACCCAGAATGGAAGAGACGATAAAGGCTATGGAGAAAACATCCAAACTGCTCAGTGCATTCAAGTCTACAAATGTGGGTAGAAATCCCAGATAGAACAAGATGACCTTTGGATTGCCGAGCGTTATGGAGAGGCCGCTTAAAAAGCGGTGCTTTTTTGAAGCGGTGATTTCCATTTTTTCCGGATGCGACCGCCACAATTTAATCCCCAGCCAAATCAGGTACCCCGCGCCCAGATACTTGATAATAAGAAACATTGTTTCAAATGTTTCTGAGATGGCCGCAAGACCGAAAATCGCGAACAGAAGAAATATCAAATCACCCGTAACAATCCCTGCGATAACAGGCAACGTATTTCTGAATCCCGAAGCCAAAGCTTTGGATACGGTAATAAACACTCCGGGCCCCGGTGTCACGGCTAAAACAAACATGGCGGCAGATAAACCTGCAATACTGTAAAAAGTCATGGTTCTACTCTAATTTGTGGTACATTTTCTCGATCACCATGGCTTGGTGGTGTGGATACCACTAAAAATTCCAAATCTTTTTCATGTTCATTGCTCAAGGTGTGTGCAATACCGGCAGGAATATGAAAGCCTTCATGCGGATGGAGGATGTGTATTTCGCCTGCCACTTCAAGCGTTGCAATACCGGAAAGAACGTAGAAGAATTGTTCCGCCTTCTTATGAAAGTGGCGAGTCTCACAGGAACCTTTGGGCACGCGTTCCTGAATCACGCTTAGGTTTTTAGAAGCAGCAAGGTGCCAACCTTCGCAGTTGGTAGCCCATACATAATGATCAGCATTTTTTACAGAAACGATTGGCATTTGATACTCCCATGTCTAACGTTTAAAATGACAATCAAAAAGCCGCTCGCGGGTTTTTGATTGGTCTCCACTGATTTGTTATGCATCTTATTCAAAGGTGACGTATTTATTTTTTACCAAATATTCTAACGACGATAAGTTCTTTACTTTTGTTGTCAGTTCTGGAACTCTCGCGCAAATTCCCCATCCTTCTTTTGGTTTGAGAATTTTATCTTCTGAGTATTCATGATATCCGGATTGTGAAATATCTGTGCTAAAACCGGGTTTGAAAACAGCTATATCCCATTCGACCTTTGTAACAACACTATCGCTAGCATTGCCAATAATTATATGAAGCGGATAAGGTTCCTTACATTCATCCGGTGAAAATTTAATTATCACTGCTACTTTTTCTATTTCCTTTTCTTTTGTCCAATCTTGATAATAGAAATACGCTCCCAAAACTGCCACAATTGCTACTACAACTCCTGAGAGAATAAGCATCTTCCTAGTAAAGTATATAAATAATGCCAAAACTATTGCTGCAGCAACCCATTCCACTGTTTATTCCTTTTTTATGCATAACTATTTATTCATTTCCAAAATATGTCATATTGCTTGAATATCGATAGATACCTGGAAACGAAGAGTGTCCTAGTGTCAGCTAAATAATCGCAATATTAAACAAATTGAAATATATCTGTTAATACTACGCTTTTTTTCTTAAAGCTGCAGAGACGTATATAATCTACACGCACGACGTGGTGGAGCTGAACAAGGAGAGCATCAAAAGCCCGCTGGACTTTTGAAATAGGAGGGAAGCTAGGAAGGCAGCACGTCTTGCGAACCGTTCGGGACTTTCTCTGTGGCGCTTTTTGCGGCAGATACGCTTTCGTGGTGCGCTTCGACTTCGACCGTCTTGCGGAACATGGAGTGCGTGAGGACGATGACGTTGAACACCGGGGTGATGTAGGCGGCGAAGGGGACCAGCGAGAGCAGGTAGAGCCCCAGCGTCGTCATCCTCACCTGCCCGCCGTGGAAGGCCATGATGAGCTTGAAGCGCTCCTTGGTCGTCGTTTCCGAGGCGACGTCGAGCAGGTAGAGCTTGTGGAACAGGTAGTAAAAGGGGAGATTGAAGGCCACGAGGTTCAGCAGCGGGACAAAATAGAAGGGCGTCAGCACCAAAAAGAGCAGAAGCATGATGAACACATGCTTCAGCGAGGCCAGGATGATGCCCGCGATGGAACCGTGGTGCTCCAGCGGCAGGTGGCTGTAGTGGCGCCGGTGTATCTCTTTGACGATGTAGGGGGTAAGGAAGCCGATGATGATCAGCGCGATGAACATGGCAAAGATGAATGTGATAAACCCGCCGACGGTAAAGACGATGAAGCTGACCAGCCAAGAGGTGACGGTATGCTCCATCAAGAAGCGCAGGATGGCCGAGCCCCCTTCGACCGTCGTCGTTTCGTGCTGCGTCTCGACCACGCCGTTCTGCTGTGTCTGCTGGTGCTGCTCTATCTGAAGCGTACTCTCGCGCAGCGAGTCGATGCCAGCGTCGGCAATGCCGAAAAAGAGCGTGTACATGAGCAGGATGGTACCCAGGAAGGGGATCAGCGCGAACTGGAGCATCCGTTTGGAAAAGAAGTCGCGGATGCTGATGGAGAGGAGTGTTTCGTTCACATATGTTCCTTGATCAGTGAGATGATCTCGGCGAAGCTGCTTTCGGGGACCTGCCCCTCATGGAGATAGAGGACGTTGCCGCTTTTGTCCGTGATGATGATGTCGGAATTGTCGTCGGCGACCTTCCAGGCGGCGACCCCCTTCTTATGCATATCTTTGACGTAGATCGTATCGGGGAATTTCTCCTGCTTCGCCTTGAGCGATTTGGCGATGGCGAAATTGGGCAGCCAGGTTGCCTCCATGTTGATGACGGCGACGGAGGCGAAACGGCTTCGGTCGAAGTCTTCGGCCTTCAGGGCGTCGGAGAAGGGGTTGTTGAGGTCTTTCTCGTCCGGGTCGACGTAGAAGATGACGTGGACCTTCTCTTTGAGCTCGTCACTGCTCCAGGCGGTGCCGTCGACTTTGCCGCCTTCATCGCCGTTGAGCGAGAGCGGGGGCAGGGGCTGGCCCGTCTGCAGGGCCATCAGGCTGAGCGTGAGTGCGAAAAGGGTCAGGATGATTTTCATAGGGATCCTTTGCGTGGTTTGGACGATTCTAGCATGGAAAGGCTTGGTTCCAGATGGCCCGGTCAGACTTTGCTCCAGAGCTTTTCATTGAGCTTCAGCTCCTCGACGATGCCGATGGAGGAGCGCAGGGTGCGGATGTAGCCCATGGCCTGTTCGATGGAGAGCAGGGAGGCAAAGACCGTCGGTTCGAAGAGGTCCTTGTCGTAGTCGACGGCGATCATGATCTTCTCGCCGTTAAAGGAGACGTAGATCTTGCTGCCCGTATCGTTTTTCAGTTTGAGCAGCCGCTGCATCATCGTGTGCGTCAGGATATAGCGCGCTTCGATCTGGTCGGTGCCGTAGACGACGAAGGCCTTCTCGAAAGCGGGGTCGTCCATCTTGACGAGCTGGTCTTTGGTAAAGTTGCGCGACTGCAGCATCCCGCCGATATAGGAGCCGAAAAGGTTTTCGGCGAGGTCGGGAAGGATGAGGGTGCGCCCCTTGAAGTGTTTGTTGAAGTCCGCGACGATGAAGAGCCCCTGGAAGATCGTCGACCAGTGGGTCCTGCCCTTGGAGTCGCGGCTGCGGTGTTCGGCATGAATGTCGGAGAACTGCAGTGAGATACCGTCGATCTGCCCCCGCACGAGGTCGTTGCCCCGGAAACGGTCGACACGCTTATCGAAGAGGTGGGAGAACTGGAAGAGCGACTGGGGGATGAAAGCGTCCGGGGCATAATGGAGCTCTTTTTCGATCGCCTCGATCAGCGGCCGGATGATCTTCTCCTTGAACCCGCTGCGATAACCGCTGACGAGCATCCGGTAGCCGAAGCCGCCGATGGTCGTCGCCCCGACACCGATCCAGATGAATGATTCGTTAAAGCAGTGGCAGCTGTTGTAGATGAAAGCGATGATCAGCAGCGACAGCGCCCCCAGGATGCCGAAGAGGGTCAGGACCTTCTTGCGGACCGCGTGGCGCTCCTGCTCCAGCTCCTGCAGGGAGTCGTAGAGTTCCGTATAGTAATAATCAGTAAGTTCAGAGGCGCTCTTCATCAGGGGTTACTGTTTGAAAAGGGCTCCGACATCGACGTTTTTACGTTCGTCCTCCGTGATCTCGAAGACCTGTTTGCGGGTATAGTGCATCATATTGGCGAGAATGTTCGTCGGGATCATCTCGATGGCGTTGTTGTAGTCCGTCACGGCCTGGTTGTAGGCGCGGCGGGCCGCGGCGATCTGGGCTTCGATCTCGGAGAGGCTGCGCTGCAGGTGCATGACGTTTTCGTTGGCCTTGAGGTCCGGGTAGTTCTCCACCGCGACCATGATGCTGCCGAGCGCAGAGGTGATCTGCTTGTCCAGGACGATCTTCTGTTCATCGGAGATCCCCGGTTTCATCGCCTGGGAACGCAGTTCGGTGACCTTCTCCAGAATGCCGCGCTCGTGCTGCATATACTGCTGGACGGAGCTGACAAGGTTCGGGATGAGGTTGTAGCGTTTTTTGAGCACGGCATCGATGCCGGCGAAGATGTTGTCGACCTGGTTCTTTTTGGCAACGAGGCTGTTGTACATCAGGACGATGATGACGACGATGACGGCAAGGATGATGAGTGCGGTCATGGGGATACTCCGGGGAAATGATATGGTTTATTGTACTGAAAAAGGGTACGAATCCGTAAACGAGGGGGATAAGTAAAAAGCAACGCAAGGGCCGCTACAATTGGACATCAAGCACAAAGGGGCAGTATGCAGAGCAGACGATATTCGGTCCGTGGCCGGGTGCAGGGGGTATGGTTCCGCGCGACCATCCAGCAGCATGCCCGGGAAATGGGGTTGTGCGGCTATATCCGCAACTGTTCCGACGGCAGCGTCGAAGCCGCCGTCAGCTGTCCCAATGACGACTGTTTCGACCAGTTCGAACGGCTGCTGTGGGAAGGATCGCCGCTCAGCGTCGTCGACAATGTCTCCTACGACATCATCGAAGAAATTTTTGAAGGGGATTTCGAGCAGCGCTAGACAGCGGGGGCTTTGGCGGCGTGCAGCCCTGCCAGGTAGCCGCTGCCCCAGGCAAAATGGAAGTTGAAGCCGCCGCGGTGCCCGGTAATGTCGATGACCTCCCCGGCAAAAAAGAGCCCCTCGACGATCTGTGACGCCATTGTTTTGGGGTCGATCGCCTCCGTCGCCACGCCGCCGCCGGCGACTTCGGCATGCTGGTAGCCGTGGGTGTCGGTGACCGTGAAGGACCACTGCTTGATGATATAGGCCACCTTCTTTGCCGTCTTGGCATTAAGGGCGCTGCAGGGCAGGTCGGCCGCAATTTTCTGTGCCTGCAGCAGCGGACGGATCAGTTTGCGCGGCAGCAGCCCGCAGAGCAGATCGTAGAGCGTATCATCGGGAATCGTTTTGGCCATCTGTTCGATCTGGGATGCGAGCGACTGCACGGTAAAGCGGGGAAGCAGGTCGATCTTCACGGTGACGTAGGCATAGGCCTGCAGGGCACGCGACGTGGCATGGGAGAGGTCCAGGACGGCAAAACCCGAGACGCCGTAGCGTGTGAACAGCAGATCGCCTTCCTCCTCCTGTACAGTCGCGTTGTCAACGAGCAGCGTCACCCGCGCGGTCGTCTTGGTCCCGGCCATCTTCTCCAGCTCCGCCGCATCGAGATGCAGCCCGACCAGCGAAGGGAAGGGGGGCACGATGCGGTGGCCGAGCGCTTCGGCCATCGCCATCCCGCTGTCGTTGCCGCCGAGCTGCGGTGCGGCGGGCGAGCCCGTCGCGATGATCAGCCGTTCATAGCGGCGTGTCTCCTCACCGGCCGCGACGGCAAAAATGTTTCCCTCCCCCGTGACTCCCGTGACATAGGCGCCGTTCTCAAAACGGACTCCCCGGTGCTGCGCGGCACGCAGCAGGACGCTCTGCACGCTGCGCGCCTCCTGGCTCATGGGGTAGCATTTGCCGTCCTCCCTGATCTCCAGCAGCAGGCCGAGACGTTTGCAGAAGCGCTCGAACGCGGTGAAGTTCATCGTCTCCAGCGCAAAAGCGGCGAAGTCCGTGGCTTCCCCTTCGAAATCATCCAGGTCCGAGGTCGTGTTGATAATGTTGCAGTGCCCGTTGCCCGAGGCAAGGATCTTTTTGCCGGGTTCGGCATTCTGCTCGTAAACGGTGACGCCGGCACCCGCTTCCGCTGCCGTGATGGCGGCCATAAGCCCTGCGGCACCGCCGCCGATAATTGCGATCGTACTCATAATGGGATTGTAGTGGCTGTCGGGTTAGTTTCGGGTTAGTTTCGGAAAAGAATAGGGGGAGAAAAAAAGAAAAGGCACCCGGGGGTGCCCGAAGGCGGCGGAATTAATTCCAGCCGTCTTTGACGATCTGAGTCGATTTATCGTACGGATACTTCTCGACCAGTTCTTTGACAGAGAGTTTCTGATCGCCGCTTCTCATGAAGTGCGCCAGAGTAACGGATGCCCAGTAGTCGTCAGCATATGCTGTGCCTTCGAGCTGAACCGGAACACCTTTCTTGTTGACCGTGTGACATGCGGAACATGTGACCGGGCCTGCGTATTCGCCGTCCGGGCTGTACTGCAGCGCCTGCTCATGCGTCGTAATGTCAACCGTGCGGTTCGGTCCGTCATAGCGTGTCGTGTAGAGGCCGTGTGTGGACTCGTGACATGTCTGACAAGCCAGGTCGCCGTGCGCTTTGGAGTAGCGGAACAGAGACAGTTTGTTGTTCTGGTCGATCGGGAAGTACTGACCGCCTTCACTTTCAACAAACGGAGCGATGTGACAGTCTGCACAATGCGGTTCTGCCGCTGCCAGCCACCAGTCGTTACCGCCGGATGCCGCTGCATACGGTACTGCACCGCCAGTCGGGTGGTTCCACGGTTTCAGGTCAAGACCGTCTTTCGCGACGTTTTTGACGAGGACAGCAGATTCGTGCTCAGAGTAGTACTTCAGTACTTCGTTCCCGCCGGTCGTTTTCGGGTCGGCAATCGCTACGAATTTCTTCATGTCGCCGCCGGTAACCGCATTGACGATGTCTTTGAGAGACTTGTTACGGATGGATTTACCTTCGAGGGTCTGAACCGTTTTGAGGTCATCCAGTGCCTGCATTTTCTGTGCGACTTTCGTGTGACAGTTCGTACAGTACAGACCGCGCATTTTGGAAACACGCTCACCGTTCTCATCTTTGTGTGCGACTTCGTTGAGCTGGAACTTACCGTATTCGTTCAGGAAGAACGGCGGTTTGGCATCCGGGTTGGAGTGCGCGTCACGGCGGACATAACAACCACCACCGCTTGTACGGACATCACCTTCGCTGAAACGGCCTTCACCGTAACGGTCAGCAACACGGTACGGGTTCGTATCGTCGTTCATGCTCGGGTTCTGGAAGTGTGTCGGGTGACAGGACTGACATGCTTGTGAGCGGCCAGCGGCATCCGGCATCGGAACCATAGAGAGGTGGAAGCTGTGGATCGCTTCGGTCAGCGTTTTAGCCTTGACAGTCTTGTAGCCTGTCGCACCCGGACGCGGTTCTTCGAGGTTACCGGAGACGTTGTCGCCGTGACAGTCGGCACAGTTGACCTCACCGGTCTGACCCAGACGGTTGGAAGACGCTTTGTCGTTGTAGTGCTTCAGGAACGTCGTGCCGTGGTGGGCGTCGTGGAGCGAGAGAATGTTGATGGATGCTTCACTGAGGCGTGCCATGTATTCACTCTCATCCGGGTAGGTTTTCCAGTAGGCGTACTCTTTGTCAGACTGCGTCAGACCTTCGTCGCGTGCCATCTGGGCTGCTTTACCCTGGCGGGAGTGACATGCATAACAGTTCGGAATGTCGACCGGGTTGGTACCGAAGTATTCAACGATCTGACCGTTTTCATCCATGATCGGGCGACCGTTCTGGTCGTGTACCTGAACCGCGGATTTCTGGAACGGCTGGAAATCTTTCTCCGTGACGGAACGGATTGTCCCTCTACGTGTAGAGTCGTTGAACGCCGTCAGCGGCAGACCCAGTGCGTCCCAGAGGTGTGACGCCGTCAGAACGAGCGGGATGTTCTGGACCGGCGGAACCAGTGTGTTTGTGAAGACGACGTTGCTACCGTCTTTACCGGAATACTCGAGGTAACCGCCGGCGATGTGCTTGCCTGTCGGGCCGGAGTCGATCGGTACCTTGATGTCTTTACCGACAAAGAGGCGGTCTTTCGCCGTGGCACCTGCAGGAATAGTACCTTCAAGGTCTTTATAGATAAAGAGGTGCTTCCAAACATAGTTGGCTACGTTGTCGCCCGGGTCGTCCATACGGCCGTTGCCGTCGACGTCTTTGGCGACAGACCAGTACTTCATCTTGTTGCCTTCACTGTACGAGTTGTCTTTCGTATAGTAGTAGAGCTTGACTTTGTCATCCGGTGTCAGCAGTTTCGGCAGTGCGCCGTCCGTACCGGATTTTACAGCCTGGGACTGAATTGAGTTGTAAGGCGGAATGACACAGCAGTAGCTCATCTCAAAACCGACACAGTGCATCCCCAACTCATAGTTGACGAACGCATTGATCTCGTTTTTGGGATTGTAAGCTTTTACTTTCTTTCCACCGATTTTCATTTCAGTCGGCTTGAGCAAAGTCATACTAAACGGCGGGTTCTTGTCATACTCTTTGACAGAAGCCGATGCAGTACTGGACAGTGCAGCCAGGGTGAGCGCCGCTGCCGTCATAACAGAAACGCCACGAAGTTTTCGATTCATCATGTACTCCTCAGTGATAGAAATCCCGTTAGTTTTGCATTTGTTTTTTTAATCTATCTTTAAAGGGAAAAAACTTAAATGGGACTGTGATGAACGTGTGATAAAAATAAGAAAATTCTATACTTGCAGCTTATGGTTCCGTTACGAAAAAATAATACGTGATGATAGTGTGATAATTATTGCCTATTTTTAAATAGGTATTTTTAAAAAATATTGATAAGTTTTGTTAAAAAAAAGTAAAGGTTGGCGCGTCAGCGCCCGGGGAAAAGAAGGGAACCGAGGCGAACCATCGTGGAGCCGCAGGCGATCGCCAGCTCGAAATCGCCGCTCATGCCCATGGAGCAGATCTGGGCTCCTTTGAGCCCGTCGAAGATCCTGCGGGTCGTCTCGAAGCTCTGCTTGATGTGGTCGTTGTTCTCGGTGTGGGCCCCGATGCTCATGACGCCGCGCAGGTCGATTCGGGGGCAGGTCTCCGCGATCTGCGCGTAGATATCGTGGGCTTCTTCGGGCATGACGCCGGACTTCGTATCCTCTTTGGCGCTGTTGATCTGCAGCAGGCACTCCATCGTTTTGCCCTTGGCTTCCAGGCGCTTGTCGAGGGCCTCGGCCAGCTCCAAGGAGTGCAGCGACTGCATCAGAAAGGGGTCGAGGTCGATCAGCTGGTTGATCTTGTTCTTCTGAAGGCTCCCGATAAAGTGCCACTCCAGCGGGAGCTCTTCCAGCGTTTCCATCTTCGATTTGAGGTCCTGGACCTTGTTCTCGCCGAAGGCACGCTGCCCGATCTCGTAGAGGGAGTGGACGGCATCGGCGTCGACATATTTGCTGACGGCGACCACTTTGACGATGTGGTGTTCGCTCACCAGAATGCGCGCCCGTTCGATCCGTTCGACGATCTTGTCGATGTAGATTTTATACTCTGTCTGTGTCATTGCATCAACCTGTTGATATCGTTATAGAGTCCGAGGCTCATCAGCCCGAGCAGAATCCCCCAGCCCGCGATGGTGAGCTTGAACAGGATCGCTTCGCTCGGGGCGCGCCGCATCACCATCTCGTAGAGGTTGAACATGATGTGGCCGCCGTCGAGGGCCGGGATCGGCAGCAGGTTCAGGACGCCGAGGTTGACCGAAATGAGCGCTGCAAAGAAAAAGACGGCCATCCAGCCGCTCTCGCTGGCGTCGGCGGTGAT is a genomic window of Sulfurimonas sp. HSL1-2 containing:
- a CDS encoding YggS family pyridoxal phosphate-dependent enzyme, with the translated sequence MTQTEYKIYIDKIVERIERARILVSEHHIVKVVAVSKYVDADAVHSLYEIGQRAFGENKVQDLKSKMETLEELPLEWHFIGSLQKNKINQLIDLDPFLMQSLHSLELAEALDKRLEAKGKTMECLLQINSAKEDTKSGVMPEEAHDIYAQIAETCPRIDLRGVMSIGAHTENNDHIKQSFETTRRIFDGLKGAQICSMGMSGDFELAIACGSTMVRLGSLLFPGR
- a CDS encoding DUF3137 domain-containing protein, with translation MKSASELTDYYYTELYDSLQELEQERHAVRKKVLTLFGILGALSLLIIAFIYNSCHCFNESFIWIGVGATTIGGFGYRMLVSGYRSGFKEKIIRPLIEAIEKELHYAPDAFIPQSLFQFSHLFDKRVDRFRGNDLVRGQIDGISLQFSDIHAEHRSRDSKGRTHWSTIFQGLFIVADFNKHFKGRTLILPDLAENLFGSYIGGMLQSRNFTKDQLVKMDDPAFEKAFVVYGTDQIEARYILTHTMMQRLLKLKNDTGSKIYVSFNGEKIMIAVDYDKDLFEPTVFASLLSIEQAMGYIRTLRSSIGIVEELKLNEKLWSKV
- a CDS encoding EI24 domain-containing protein — protein: MNETLLSISIRDFFSKRMLQFALIPFLGTILLMYTLFFGIADAGIDSLRESTLQIEQHQQTQQNGVVETQHETTTVEGGSAILRFLMEHTVTSWLVSFIVFTVGGFITFIFAMFIALIIIGFLTPYIVKEIHRRHYSHLPLEHHGSIAGIILASLKHVFIMLLLFLVLTPFYFVPLLNLVAFNLPFYYLFHKLYLLDVASETTTKERFKLIMAFHGGQVRMTTLGLYLLSLVPFAAYITPVFNVIVLTHSMFRKTVEVEAHHESVSAAKSATEKVPNGSQDVLPS
- a CDS encoding LemA family protein is translated as MTALIILAVIVVIIVLMYNSLVAKKNQVDNIFAGIDAVLKKRYNLIPNLVSSVQQYMQHERGILEKVTELRSQAMKPGISDEQKIVLDKQITSALGSIMVAVENYPDLKANENVMHLQRSLSEIEAQIAAARRAYNQAVTDYNNAIEMIPTNILANMMHYTRKQVFEITEDERKNVDVGALFKQ
- a CDS encoding cupin domain-containing protein; this translates as MPIVSVKNADHYVWATNCEGWHLAASKNLSVIQERVPKGSCETRHFHKKAEQFFYVLSGIATLEVAGEIHILHPHEGFHIPAGIAHTLSNEHEKDLEFLVVSTPPSHGDRENVPQIRVEP
- a CDS encoding LysE family translocator encodes the protein MTFYSIAGLSAAMFVLAVTPGPGVFITVSKALASGFRNTLPVIAGIVTGDLIFLLFAIFGLAAISETFETMFLIIKYLGAGYLIWLGIKLWRSHPEKMEITASKKHRFLSGLSITLGNPKVILFYLGFLPTFVDLNALSSLDVFSIAFIVSSILGAVMSFYAYSASRARQLFKNERTQKQMNEIAGSVMIGTGSLLLYRT
- the blaOXA gene encoding class D beta-lactamase, with the protein product MHPVRRKRFRLIIVALLLFPTVGFGWEENAKIAELFHNANVDGTFILYDMTGNAFIGYNQTRTETRYIPASTFKIANALIGLSSGVVKSVDEPLPYKGPAKPFIPEWGHDMGLCRAIAISNVPIYQELARRIGLERMRAGLVKLHYGNEETGKVVDRFWLDGPLKISALEQVEFLTGLVQNRLPLPKQVQESVREILLLEEGADWKLYGKTGWQNAPNNGVGWLVGWLEKKGHFYVFALNIDIKKPSDAKERVKLAKASLKLLGLI
- a CDS encoding acylphosphatase, with the protein product MQSRRYSVRGRVQGVWFRATIQQHAREMGLCGYIRNCSDGSVEAAVSCPNDDCFDQFERLLWEGSPLSVVDNVSYDIIEEIFEGDFEQR
- a CDS encoding YtfJ family protein is translated as MKIILTLFALTLSLMALQTGQPLPPLSLNGDEGGKVDGTAWSSDELKEKVHVIFYVDPDEKDLNNPFSDALKAEDFDRSRFASVAVINMEATWLPNFAIAKSLKAKQEKFPDTIYVKDMHKKGVAAWKVADDNSDIIITDKSGNVLYLHEGQVPESSFAEIISLIKEHM
- a CDS encoding NAD(P)/FAD-dependent oxidoreductase, whose amino-acid sequence is MSTIAIIGGGAAGLMAAITAAEAGAGVTVYEQNAEPGKKILASGNGHCNIINTTSDLDDFEGEATDFAAFALETMNFTAFERFCKRLGLLLEIREDGKCYPMSQEARSVQSVLLRAAQHRGVRFENGAYVTGVTGEGNIFAVAAGEETRRYERLIIATGSPAAPQLGGNDSGMAMAEALGHRIVPPFPSLVGLHLDAAELEKMAGTKTTARVTLLVDNATVQEEEGDLLFTRYGVSGFAVLDLSHATSRALQAYAYVTVKIDLLPRFTVQSLASQIEQMAKTIPDDTLYDLLCGLLPRKLIRPLLQAQKIAADLPCSALNAKTAKKVAYIIKQWSFTVTDTHGYQHAEVAGGGVATEAIDPKTMASQIVEGLFFAGEVIDITGHRGGFNFHFAWGSGYLAGLHAAKAPAV